The Vibrio nitrifigilis genome window below encodes:
- the lpxH gene encoding UDP-2,3-diacylglucosamine diphosphatase, with product MQKTLFISDLHLTPTRPDITDCFMRFMQNEAVECDALYVLGDLFDFWIGDDDDSPFARQIKQAFKHLTDQGIPCYFTCGNRDFLIGKRFAKQTGITLLPDEHVVDLYGRRAVVLHGDTLCTQDERYLEFRAKVHQPWLQRLFKCLPMFVRRKLVARIQSDIRQDKQHKSMDIMDVTPSEVVNVMHRHQVDLMIHGHTHRPNIHQNTDSSQTRIVLGDWFEQGSVLIVKHNDFQLEQREFFH from the coding sequence ATGCAAAAGACACTTTTTATTTCCGATCTTCACCTTACCCCGACCCGACCAGATATTACTGATTGTTTCATGCGCTTTATGCAGAATGAGGCAGTAGAGTGTGATGCATTATATGTATTGGGTGATTTATTCGACTTTTGGATTGGTGACGACGACGATAGCCCATTTGCCAGACAGATTAAACAGGCATTTAAACACCTAACGGATCAAGGCATTCCTTGCTATTTTACCTGTGGAAATAGGGATTTTCTCATTGGTAAACGGTTTGCCAAACAAACGGGAATTACGTTATTACCAGACGAACATGTCGTTGATCTCTATGGCCGTAGAGCCGTGGTTCTCCATGGTGATACATTGTGCACACAAGATGAACGTTATCTCGAATTTCGCGCCAAAGTTCATCAACCATGGTTACAGCGATTGTTTAAATGTTTACCTATGTTTGTTAGACGAAAGCTGGTTGCTCGTATTCAATCTGATATCCGCCAAGACAAACAACACAAATCCATGGATATTATGGACGTCACGCCCTCAGAAGTGGTGAATGTTATGCATCGACATCAGGTAGATTTAATGATTCACGGTCATACCCATCGCCCTAATATTCATCAAAATACAGATTCGAGTCAAACGCGTATTGTGTTGGGAGATTGGTTTGAACAGGGCTCTGTTTTAATCGTTAAACACAATGACTTTCAATTGGAACAACGTGAGTTTTTTCACTAA
- a CDS encoding peptidylprolyl isomerase — protein MITLHTNFGDIKIQLNEEKAPETSANFLQYCRDGFYDNTLFHRVIDGFMVQGGGMTSGLKEKTSRAPIRNEANNGLSNKVGTLAMARTMEPHSASSQFFINVNDNTFLDFRSESLDGWGYCVFGEVVEGMDVVNQIKGVSTGSYGMHQDVPLEDVVITGTTIEE, from the coding sequence ATGATCACCCTTCATACTAATTTTGGTGACATCAAAATCCAACTTAATGAAGAAAAAGCACCAGAAACAAGTGCCAACTTCCTACAATACTGCCGCGATGGTTTCTACGACAACACTCTTTTCCACCGTGTTATCGATGGCTTCATGGTTCAAGGTGGCGGCATGACTTCTGGTTTAAAAGAAAAAACCAGTCGTGCACCAATCCGTAACGAAGCTAATAATGGTCTGAGCAATAAAGTGGGTACGCTAGCAATGGCTCGTACAATGGAACCACATTCAGCAAGCTCACAGTTCTTCATCAACGTGAACGACAACACTTTCCTAGACTTCCGTTCAGAAAGCCTAGACGGTTGGGGTTACTGCGTATTTGGTGAAGTAGTAGAAGGTATGGACGTTGTTAACCAGATTAAAGGGGTTAGCACGGGTTCATACGGTATGCACCAAGACGTACCACTAGAAGATGTGGTTATTACTGGTACTACCATCGAAGAGTAA
- the cysS gene encoding cysteine--tRNA ligase produces MLKIYNTLTRQKEEFKPIVAGKVGMYVCGVTIYDLCHIGHGRTFVSFDVVSRYLRYSGYDLTFVRNITDIDDKIIKRAAENGESCESLTERLVQEMYNDFDALNIRRPDVEPRATKFIPQIIELVQTLINKGYAYVADNGDVMFEVSKFDEYGRLSRQDLDQLQAGARVDIESAKRSPLDFVVWKMSKPGEPEWDSPWGKGRPGWHIECSAMNSSILGDHFDIHGGGSDLQFPHHENEIAQSCCAHDSQYVNTWMHSGMVMVDREKMSKSLGNFFTIRDVLEHYDAETVRYFLMSGHYRSQLNYSEENLKQARASLERLYTALRGLDLTVAPADNHDYKARFNTAMDDDFNTPEAYSVLFDMARDINRLKGEDQEQANSLGALMRELADVIGILYQDPEQFLQGELGDDDEAAEIEALIKLRNDSRAAKDWANADMARDKLNEMGVILEDGPEGTTWRRK; encoded by the coding sequence ATGTTGAAGATATATAACACACTGACAAGACAGAAAGAGGAATTTAAACCCATCGTTGCTGGCAAAGTTGGCATGTATGTCTGTGGAGTCACCATCTATGATCTCTGTCACATCGGACATGGGCGAACTTTTGTTTCATTTGATGTTGTGTCGCGCTACCTGCGCTACTCAGGCTACGATTTAACATTTGTACGCAACATTACCGATATCGATGATAAGATCATTAAACGTGCAGCAGAAAATGGCGAGTCATGCGAATCATTGACTGAACGTTTGGTGCAAGAAATGTACAACGATTTCGATGCATTGAATATTCGTCGTCCAGACGTTGAGCCACGTGCAACGAAATTTATCCCGCAAATCATCGAACTCGTTCAAACATTGATCAATAAAGGCTACGCTTACGTTGCTGATAATGGCGATGTGATGTTTGAAGTATCAAAGTTTGATGAGTACGGACGTCTTTCCCGTCAAGATCTAGACCAACTACAAGCAGGTGCTCGTGTTGATATTGAATCGGCAAAACGCAGCCCACTGGATTTTGTGGTTTGGAAAATGTCGAAGCCAGGTGAGCCTGAATGGGATTCGCCATGGGGTAAAGGTCGACCAGGTTGGCATATTGAATGTTCAGCGATGAACTCTTCCATTTTGGGTGATCATTTTGATATTCATGGTGGCGGGTCTGATTTGCAATTCCCACACCATGAAAACGAAATTGCTCAATCTTGCTGTGCTCACGATAGCCAATACGTGAATACTTGGATGCACAGCGGTATGGTCATGGTTGATCGCGAGAAAATGTCAAAATCTCTCGGTAACTTCTTTACTATCCGTGATGTTCTAGAGCATTACGATGCTGAAACTGTCCGCTATTTCTTAATGTCAGGCCACTATCGTAGCCAACTTAATTACAGTGAAGAAAACCTAAAGCAGGCTCGTGCATCACTTGAACGCTTATACACGGCTTTACGTGGGCTAGATTTAACAGTAGCACCTGCTGATAATCATGATTACAAAGCGCGTTTCAATACAGCAATGGATGATGATTTCAATACGCCAGAGGCTTACTCAGTATTGTTCGATATGGCACGTGATATCAACCGTTTGAAAGGTGAAGATCAGGAGCAAGCTAATTCGTTAGGTGCATTGATGCGTGAACTAGCTGACGTGATTGGTATTCTTTACCAAGATCCTGAACAATTTTTACAGGGTGAATTAGGTGATGACGACGAAGCCGCGGAAATTGAAGCACTCATCAAATTACGTAATGATTCGCGTGCTGCTAAAGATTGGGCAAATGCTGACATGGCGCGTGACAAACTCAATGAAATGGGGGTTATTTTAGAAGATGGCCCTGAAGGCACGACTTGGCGTCGTAAATAA
- the ruvC gene encoding crossover junction endodeoxyribonuclease RuvC, translated as MAIILGIDPGSRITGYGVIRQQGRHLQYLGSGCIRTSEKELPPRLKQIYAGVSEIITQFQPDVFAIEQVFMAKNADSALKLGQARGSAIVAAVNADLPVFEYAARLIKQAVVGTGGADKAQVQHMVQQMLKLPARPQADAADALGVAICHANTNKTLIAMAGKATSARRGRYR; from the coding sequence ATGGCCATTATCCTAGGAATCGACCCTGGTTCGCGTATTACAGGTTACGGTGTAATCCGTCAACAAGGTCGTCATTTGCAGTACTTAGGCAGTGGTTGCATCCGTACATCGGAGAAAGAATTACCGCCTCGTTTAAAACAAATCTACGCGGGGGTTTCGGAAATTATCACTCAATTTCAGCCCGATGTGTTTGCCATCGAGCAGGTATTTATGGCTAAAAATGCTGATTCAGCTTTAAAGCTAGGTCAGGCTCGTGGCAGTGCTATCGTCGCTGCAGTCAACGCAGATTTACCCGTGTTTGAATACGCAGCTCGTTTAATTAAACAGGCTGTAGTAGGAACCGGTGGTGCAGATAAAGCGCAAGTACAGCATATGGTTCAACAAATGCTTAAGTTACCTGCCCGCCCGCAGGCCGATGCGGCTGATGCTTTAGGTGTTGCTATTTGCCATGCCAATACCAATAAAACGTTAATTGCTATGGCAGGTAAGGCGACGAGTGCGCGTCGTGGACGATATCGTTAA
- the ruvA gene encoding Holliday junction branch migration protein RuvA, whose amino-acid sequence MIGRLRGTLIEKQPPQVLVDIGGIGYEVQMPMSCFYELPNVGEEAIIYTHFVVREDAQLLYGFNTVGERALFREVIKANGVGPKMGLGILSGMTANQFVSCVEREDISTLVKLPGVGKKTAERLVVEMKDRLKGWGTGDLLTPATDAAPVDTVTGVDQSAEEEAVSALLALGYKPTQASKVVSQIAKPGMSSEQLIRDALKSMV is encoded by the coding sequence GTGATTGGACGTTTACGCGGCACATTAATTGAAAAACAACCACCACAAGTATTAGTTGATATTGGTGGCATTGGCTACGAAGTACAAATGCCGATGAGTTGCTTCTATGAACTACCCAATGTCGGTGAAGAAGCCATCATTTATACTCACTTCGTTGTACGTGAAGATGCACAGTTGTTATACGGGTTCAATACCGTTGGTGAACGTGCTTTATTCCGCGAAGTGATTAAAGCCAATGGCGTCGGTCCTAAGATGGGATTAGGCATTTTATCGGGTATGACAGCTAACCAGTTTGTGTCATGTGTAGAACGTGAAGATATTTCAACACTAGTTAAGCTACCAGGCGTTGGTAAGAAGACTGCTGAACGCTTGGTCGTTGAAATGAAAGATCGCCTTAAAGGGTGGGGGACAGGTGATCTGCTCACTCCAGCAACCGATGCGGCACCGGTAGATACAGTAACAGGTGTTGATCAAAGTGCTGAAGAAGAGGCTGTGAGCGCATTACTGGCTTTAGGCTATAAACCGACTCAAGCGTCTAAAGTGGTATCACAAATCGCCAAGCCAGGTATGAGTAGCGAGCAACTGATCAGAGATGCTCTAAAATCTATGGTGTAG
- the ruvB gene encoding Holliday junction branch migration DNA helicase RuvB, producing the protein MIEADRLIAAESPSFREEELIDRAIRPKKLEDYRGQDHVRDQMEIFIQAAQKRSEALDHLLIFGPPGLGKTTLANIVANEMEVNIRTTSGPVLEKAGDLAALLTNLEENDVLFIDEIHRLSPVVEEVLYPAMEDYQLDIMIGEGPAARSIKIDLPPFTLIGATTRAGSLTSPLRDRFGIVQRLEYYNVPDLQHIVQRSAECLGLSMAEDGALEVARRARGTPRIANRLLRRVRDYAEVKSDGHISADIADKALNMLDVDHQGFDYMDRKLLLAIMEKFGGGPVGLDNLAAAIGEEKDTIEDVLEPFLIQQGFLQRTPRGRIATDRSYLHFGIDKA; encoded by the coding sequence ATGATTGAAGCTGATCGTCTTATTGCCGCCGAAAGTCCGTCATTTAGAGAAGAAGAGCTGATTGATCGCGCTATTCGTCCTAAAAAGCTTGAAGATTATCGTGGTCAAGATCACGTGCGCGATCAAATGGAAATCTTTATTCAAGCGGCGCAAAAGCGCAGTGAAGCACTTGATCACTTACTTATTTTTGGGCCACCAGGGCTCGGTAAAACGACATTAGCGAATATTGTCGCCAATGAAATGGAAGTGAATATTCGAACTACTTCGGGGCCGGTGTTGGAAAAAGCTGGCGATTTGGCTGCGCTGCTCACTAACCTAGAAGAAAATGATGTTCTTTTTATTGATGAAATTCACCGCCTCAGCCCAGTAGTAGAGGAAGTGCTTTATCCTGCAATGGAAGACTACCAACTTGATATCATGATTGGAGAGGGCCCTGCTGCTCGATCCATAAAAATCGACCTCCCACCTTTTACATTAATTGGTGCGACTACCCGAGCGGGTTCATTAACATCCCCGCTACGAGATCGATTTGGAATTGTGCAACGACTTGAGTATTATAATGTGCCTGATTTACAGCATATTGTGCAAAGAAGTGCAGAATGCTTAGGGTTATCAATGGCAGAGGACGGTGCATTAGAAGTGGCTCGTCGAGCTCGAGGTACACCTCGTATTGCCAACCGCTTGTTAAGACGTGTTCGAGATTATGCGGAAGTAAAAAGTGATGGTCATATCAGTGCTGATATCGCAGATAAAGCTCTCAACATGTTAGATGTTGACCACCAAGGATTTGATTACATGGATCGCAAGCTACTGCTCGCCATCATGGAAAAATTTGGTGGTGGACCGGTTGGGCTTGATAACTTAGCCGCTGCAATAGGGGAAGAAAAAGACACGATTGAAGATGTGTTAGAGCCTTTCCTTATTCAACAAGGTTTTTTGCAACGAACTCCTAGAGGACGAATAGCAACCGATCGTTCGTACCTTCACTTTGGTATTGATAAAGCCTAA
- a CDS encoding cytochrome ubiquinol oxidase subunit I has translation MIDVVDLSRLQFALTAMYHFLFVPLTLGMTFLLAIMESLYVMTDKPIYKDMVKFWGKLFGINFALGVSTGLTMEFEFGTNWSYYSHYVGDIFGAPLAVEALVAFFLESTFVGLFFFGWDRLSKRQHLVATWLTAIGSNFSALWILVANGWMQNPVGAEFNYESMRMEMVSFAEVVLNPVAQVKFVHTVAAGYCTGSMFILGISAYYLLKGRDIAFARRSFAVAASFGICAVVSVMMLGDESGYEMGAVQKTKLAAIEGEWETQPAPAAWTLLGLPSNEDEETHYAVQIPWALGIIATRSIDEQVPGLRDLRAQHVDRIRNGMYAYELLEKLRSGTSTPEDKVDFEKVKGDLGYGLLLKRYTNNVTDATEAQIQKAADDSIPEVWPLFYSFRIMVACGVAMFLIFGLSFIQTCRNKIQQHPLLLKAALIGIPLPWIAVETGWFVAEYGRQPWAVGEILPTNVAASALSMGNLITSLIIILALYTIFLVVEVYLMVKFGRKGPSSLHTGRYHFEQNGNSVEDKVSRQVEA, from the coding sequence ATGATTGACGTAGTTGATCTGTCGCGATTGCAGTTTGCATTAACAGCGATGTATCACTTCTTATTCGTACCTCTGACTCTAGGCATGACGTTCCTGCTTGCCATCATGGAGTCTTTGTACGTAATGACCGATAAACCTATCTATAAGGACATGGTAAAGTTCTGGGGTAAATTATTCGGTATTAACTTTGCCCTAGGTGTTTCTACCGGTTTAACCATGGAATTTGAATTTGGTACTAACTGGTCTTACTACTCTCACTATGTAGGTGATATCTTCGGTGCCCCGCTTGCGGTAGAAGCTTTAGTGGCCTTCTTCCTTGAGTCTACCTTTGTAGGTCTATTCTTCTTCGGGTGGGATCGACTATCTAAACGTCAACACTTAGTGGCGACTTGGTTAACCGCAATCGGTTCTAACTTCTCGGCACTTTGGATTCTTGTTGCAAACGGCTGGATGCAAAACCCAGTTGGCGCAGAATTCAACTATGAAAGTATGCGTATGGAAATGGTGAGCTTTGCCGAAGTGGTACTAAACCCAGTTGCTCAGGTGAAATTTGTTCACACTGTAGCAGCAGGTTACTGTACTGGTTCGATGTTCATTCTTGGTATCAGTGCATACTACCTATTGAAAGGCCGTGACATTGCATTCGCGCGTCGTTCATTTGCCGTTGCTGCTTCATTCGGTATTTGTGCAGTCGTTTCTGTAATGATGCTGGGTGATGAATCCGGTTACGAAATGGGTGCGGTACAGAAAACCAAACTTGCTGCGATCGAAGGTGAATGGGAAACCCAACCAGCACCAGCCGCGTGGACTCTGTTAGGTTTACCAAGTAATGAAGATGAAGAAACGCACTATGCCGTGCAAATTCCTTGGGCGCTAGGTATCATCGCAACTCGTTCTATTGATGAACAAGTTCCTGGCCTTCGTGATCTTCGCGCTCAACACGTTGATCGCATCCGTAATGGTATGTACGCCTACGAACTTCTAGAAAAACTACGTTCTGGTACAAGTACTCCAGAAGATAAAGTAGATTTCGAAAAAGTGAAAGGTGACTTGGGCTATGGTCTGCTTCTTAAACGTTACACAAACAACGTAACAGATGCGACTGAAGCACAGATCCAAAAAGCAGCGGATGATTCAATTCCTGAAGTTTGGCCGCTATTCTACTCATTCCGTATCATGGTTGCATGTGGTGTGGCAATGTTCTTAATCTTTGGCTTGTCATTTATTCAAACTTGCCGTAACAAGATTCAACAACACCCACTACTACTTAAAGCTGCACTTATTGGTATTCCACTACCATGGATTGCAGTTGAAACAGGTTGGTTCGTTGCAGAATATGGTCGTCAACCATGGGCTGTAGGTGAAATCTTACCGACTAACGTAGCTGCTTCAGCATTGAGTATGGGTAATCTAATTACATCGTTAATCATTATCTTAGCGTTGTACACCATCTTCCTAGTGGTAGAGGTTTATCTAATGGTTAAATTTGGTCGTAAAGGTCCAAGTAGCCTACATACTGGTCGCTACCATTTCGAACAAAACGGTAACTCTGTTGAAGACAAAGTTAGCCGCCAAGTAGAAGCTTAA
- the cydB gene encoding cytochrome d ubiquinol oxidase subunit II translates to MFDYEVLRFIWWVLIGVLFVGYAVAEGFDMGVGALVPFIGKTNTERRMMINTIAPHWDGNQVWLITAGGALFAAWPMVYASSFSGFYIGMILVLASLWLRPLCLEYRIKIDDPRWRNAMDIGLAINGIVIPLIIGVAFGNLLQGVPLSVNEFLQVRYEGGFFGLLNPFGIVSGLVCVIMVQMQGSAWLQMKASEEVYDRARSVTQITGVIVAVLMVIAGIWVQNIDGFVVKSVIDGHASSNPLNKEVVRETGAWMYNFGKYPAMWIAPVLAVVMPLLAALFSRAKKGGFAFVSSSLGLAGIVLTAGFAMFPFIMPSSVNPNVSLTMWDATSSQLTLTVMTCVAAVFVPIILCYTAFCYYKMYGRLTKEHVENPNNAGY, encoded by the coding sequence ATGTTTGATTACGAAGTCCTACGATTTATCTGGTGGGTACTGATCGGCGTACTATTTGTTGGTTACGCGGTCGCAGAAGGTTTCGACATGGGTGTTGGTGCGTTAGTTCCATTTATTGGTAAAACGAACACTGAACGCCGTATGATGATTAACACCATTGCTCCTCACTGGGATGGTAACCAAGTTTGGCTTATCACTGCTGGTGGTGCGCTGTTTGCTGCATGGCCAATGGTCTATGCATCATCATTCTCTGGTTTCTACATCGGTATGATTTTGGTGCTAGCTTCTTTATGGCTACGTCCACTATGTCTTGAATACCGTATCAAAATTGATGATCCAAGATGGCGTAACGCAATGGACATCGGTTTGGCAATTAACGGTATCGTTATTCCACTGATTATCGGTGTTGCATTTGGTAACCTTCTACAAGGTGTACCTCTAAGCGTAAACGAATTCTTACAAGTTCGTTACGAAGGTGGTTTCTTTGGGCTACTTAACCCATTTGGTATCGTGTCTGGCCTAGTTTGTGTCATCATGGTTCAAATGCAAGGTTCTGCATGGCTACAAATGAAAGCATCAGAAGAAGTCTATGACCGTGCGCGTTCTGTAACGCAAATCACTGGTGTTATCGTTGCTGTACTGATGGTAATTGCAGGTATCTGGGTTCAAAACATTGACGGATTTGTTGTAAAAAGTGTTATTGATGGCCACGCTTCATCTAACCCACTGAACAAAGAAGTGGTTCGTGAAACGGGTGCTTGGATGTACAACTTCGGCAAATACCCAGCAATGTGGATTGCTCCAGTACTTGCTGTTGTAATGCCGCTTCTTGCTGCACTGTTCTCTCGTGCGAAAAAAGGTGGTTTTGCATTCGTATCTTCTAGCTTAGGTTTGGCTGGTATCGTTCTTACTGCAGGCTTTGCTATGTTCCCATTCATCATGCCTTCAAGCGTAAATCCAAACGTTAGCTTGACCATGTGGGACGCAACTTCAAGCCAATTGACTCTGACTGTAATGACATGTGTTGCGGCTGTGTTCGTGCCGATTATTCTGTGCTACACAGCATTTTGTTACTACAAAATGTACGGTCGTCTTACTAAAGAACATGTTGAAAATCCAAACAACGCAGGCTACTAA
- the cydX gene encoding cytochrome bd-I oxidase subunit CydX, which translates to MWYFVWVLGLLLACSFGIINALWLEHRDQMDKDSE; encoded by the coding sequence ATGTGGTATTTCGTATGGGTTCTAGGCCTACTACTTGCTTGTTCATTCGGTATTATCAACGCGCTTTGGTTAGAGCACCGCGATCAAATGGACAAAGACAGTGAATAA
- the ybgE gene encoding cyd operon protein YbgE, with the protein MNNWSDTVAKLHQPLDKALFRALSLVLAFYHLAMVMWDSKAYSESIGGFNPVIAPLMIWSLCASMVFGIGFKPKHWIWQVVFSPYFSLIILLYLTFVRLAG; encoded by the coding sequence GTGAATAATTGGTCTGATACCGTTGCTAAATTGCATCAGCCACTCGATAAGGCTCTATTTAGAGCCTTATCACTGGTCCTTGCTTTTTATCACTTGGCTATGGTCATGTGGGATTCAAAAGCATATTCAGAGAGTATCGGTGGTTTTAACCCCGTCATAGCCCCTCTGATGATTTGGTCATTATGTGCCAGTATGGTTTTCGGTATTGGTTTTAAACCAAAGCATTGGATTTGGCAGGTGGTATTCAGTCCATATTTTTCACTGATTATTCTTTTATATCTAACGTTTGTTAGGTTAGCTGGATAA
- the ybgC gene encoding tol-pal system-associated acyl-CoA thioesterase, translating to MKTFEWPVTVYYEDTDAGGVVYHSNYLKFFERARTEMLRQIGINQQSLLKQHIGFVVRHVDIDFLKGARLDEQLTVKSCVSQLKKASLTFCQELVNPKGDLLCKAIVKVACINNQNMRPIAMPQSMSMEFTSSEC from the coding sequence ATGAAGACTTTTGAATGGCCTGTTACGGTCTATTACGAAGATACCGACGCCGGTGGTGTGGTCTATCACTCCAATTATCTGAAATTTTTCGAACGTGCACGTACTGAAATGTTGCGCCAGATAGGCATCAATCAACAATCACTTTTGAAACAACATATAGGATTTGTTGTCCGACATGTGGATATTGATTTTTTGAAGGGCGCTCGTCTTGACGAGCAATTGACAGTAAAGAGTTGTGTTTCGCAACTTAAAAAAGCTTCGCTAACATTCTGTCAAGAGCTGGTCAATCCTAAAGGCGACCTATTGTGTAAAGCAATAGTTAAGGTAGCATGTATTAACAATCAGAACATGAGGCCGATTGCTATGCCTCAATCAATGAGTATGGAGTTTACCTCTAGTGAGTGCTGA
- the tolQ gene encoding protein TolQ → MSADISILDLFLQASFLVKLVMLLLLGMSILSWTMIFQRSKTLTKAQKSAEAFEDKFWSGKDLSVLYQDSKKRKDELFGTEEIFYCGFTEFARLHKSNAASPDFIMEGTSRAMRVAVGREVEELETSLPFLATVGSISPYIGLFGTVWGIMHAFIALGQVKQATLAMVAPGIAEALVATAMGLFAAIPAVIAFNRLTNRVSKLEHGYATFSEEFHSILHRQAMAGRE, encoded by the coding sequence GTGAGTGCTGATATTTCAATTCTAGATCTATTCTTACAAGCCAGTTTCCTCGTTAAATTGGTCATGTTGTTGTTATTAGGCATGTCAATTTTGTCATGGACGATGATATTTCAACGCAGTAAAACACTAACCAAAGCACAAAAAAGTGCAGAAGCATTCGAAGACAAGTTTTGGTCAGGTAAAGACCTGTCGGTCCTGTACCAAGACAGTAAAAAACGCAAAGATGAACTTTTCGGCACCGAAGAGATCTTTTACTGCGGATTTACTGAGTTTGCACGTTTACATAAATCTAATGCTGCTTCGCCAGATTTCATTATGGAAGGTACCAGCCGGGCAATGCGTGTAGCGGTGGGCCGTGAAGTAGAAGAGTTAGAAACAAGTCTGCCATTTTTAGCGACCGTTGGTTCGATTAGTCCATATATCGGTCTGTTCGGTACCGTGTGGGGTATTATGCATGCCTTTATCGCACTTGGCCAAGTCAAACAAGCAACACTGGCGATGGTCGCTCCCGGTATCGCAGAGGCGTTAGTTGCCACTGCTATGGGCTTATTTGCCGCTATACCTGCTGTTATCGCGTTTAACCGTTTAACTAACCGTGTCAGTAAACTAGAACATGGTTACGCAACATTTTCCGAAGAGTTTCATAGCATCTTACATCGTCAAGCAATGGCTGGTAGGGAATAA
- the tolR gene encoding protein TolR produces MAGYQPKKRKMTAEINVVPYIDVMLVLLIIFMVTSPFVTQGVDVDLPKTTTAKPASELAGDSSSFIIVEINKEGGLGISVNNEEMQRGVSLQDIVVRIKAERQINPNTPVAVGGDKATPYANIVMVLDQLSKAGIPKVGLLTDIKDNE; encoded by the coding sequence ATGGCAGGTTATCAACCGAAAAAACGGAAGATGACAGCTGAAATCAACGTCGTTCCTTATATCGATGTCATGTTGGTTTTGTTGATTATCTTCATGGTGACATCACCTTTCGTGACTCAAGGGGTAGATGTTGACTTACCGAAAACCACCACCGCAAAACCTGCTTCTGAATTAGCTGGCGATAGCTCGAGTTTTATTATTGTTGAAATCAATAAAGAAGGTGGGTTGGGTATTAGCGTCAATAACGAAGAAATGCAACGTGGAGTTTCGTTGCAAGACATCGTGGTTCGCATTAAAGCTGAACGCCAAATTAATCCCAATACCCCCGTCGCCGTCGGTGGAGATAAAGCGACACCTTATGCCAACATTGTGATGGTTTTGGACCAGTTAAGTAAAGCTGGTATTCCTAAGGTGGGATTATTAACTGATATCAAAGACAACGAATAG